In Vigna angularis cultivar LongXiaoDou No.4 chromosome 8, ASM1680809v1, whole genome shotgun sequence, one DNA window encodes the following:
- the LOC108344965 gene encoding methylecgonone reductase, whose product MEAKKIPEVILNSGKKMPAIGLGTASFPLPPHETLISILLDAIEVGYRHFDTATFYGSEEPLGKAVDKAFELGLVKSRDEVFITSKLLPSDSHPDLVLPALKTSLQKLGLEYVDLYLIHWPLRLKPEARGPADMLKENVMPSFDMKGIWEAMEECCRLGLAKSVGVSNFGIKKLNQLLENATIPPAVNQVEMSPSWQQGKLTEFCKQKGIHVCAWSPLGSYNSVYGTNAVMESPILKEIASARQKTIAQIALRWIYEEGASPIVRSFNKERMKENIELFEWELKQEESQKFRHIPQRRMFSGINFVSENGPYKSLEELWDGDP is encoded by the exons ATGGAAGCAAAAAAAATCCCAGAAGTGATACTAAACTCAGGGAAAAAGATGCCAGCCATAGGCCTTGGAACCGCATCTTTTCCTCTTCCACCACATGAAACTCTCATCTCCATACTTCTTGATGCCATTGAGGTCGGCTACAGACACTTTGACACTGCTACTTTTTATGGAAGTGAGGAGCCTCTAGGAAAAGCTGTGGATAAGGCTTTTGAGCTAGGCCTTGTAAAGAGCAGAGATGAAGTATTCATCACTTCAAAACTATTGCCATCTGATTCTCACCCTGACCTTGTTCTTCCAGCTCTCAAGACCTCACTGCA GAAGTTGGGGTTGGAGTATGTAGATCTGTATTTGATTCATTGGCCACTGAGGTTGAAACCTGAAGCCAGAGGGCCAGCTGATATGTTAAAGGAGAATGTGATGCCCTCCTTTGACATGAAAGGAATATGGGAAGCTATGGAAGAGTGTTGCAGATTAGGCTTAGCAAAGTCTGTTGGTGTCAGCAACTTTGGCATAAAAAAGCTCAACCAGCTCTTGGAAAATGCAACCATTCCTCCTGCTGTCAATCAG GTGGAAATGAGTCCCTCATGGCAGCAGGGTAAACTCACAGAATTTTGCAAACAGAAAGGAATTCATGTGTGTGCATGGTCACCACTGGGATCTTACAATAGTGTTTATGGTACAAATGCAGTTATGGAGAGCCCAATCCTTAAGGAAATCGCTTCTGCAAGACAGAAGACCATCGCTCAG ATAGCACTGAGATGGATATACGAAGAAGGGGCAAGTCCGATTGTGAGAAGCTTCAACAAGGAGAGAATGAAAGAGAACATTGAGTTATTTGAGTGGGAACTGAAGCAGGAGGAATCACAGAAATTCAGGCACATTCCACAGCGTAGGATGTTTTCTGGAATAAACTTTGTATCAGAAAATGGACCTTACAAGAGCTTGGAAGAGCTTTGGGATGGAGATCCTTGA